The Stenotrophomonas sp. BIO128-Bstrain region GCTGGGAGCTGGTCAACGCGATCAGCCTGGTGTCGGCACCTCCGTTCACGACGTCGGTGCTGATCTTCAAGAAGGAGGCATGAGGTGAGTGCACTTCACCGCTTCGACGTCGCCCCATCGCCGGCCTGGCGGTTGCTGTGGTTGTGGGTTCCGCTGCTGCTGGTCGCTGGCGTGATGGTGGGCACCGCGCTGGATGCACCGGAGCGCTCGCACACCGAACTGTTCATCACCCTGCCGTTCCTGGCGGTGCTGGCCGCGGCGCTGACCTGGGCGTACACCCGCCGCAGCATCGTGCTGCACCAGGACACGCTGGAGGTGCAGTCGACCTTCTACCGCAAGCGCGTGCCGGTGAGCGCCATGCGCCTGGATGAGGCGCGCATCGTCGATTTCGCCGAGCATGGCCGCTACAAGCCCACGATCAAGACCAACGGCTACGGCATGCCCGGGTTCCAGTCCGGTCATTACCGGATGGCCGACCGCAGCAAGGCGTTCTGCCTGATCACCGACAGCAGCCGTGTGCTGCACCTGCCGCTGCGCGATGGCAGCGCCGTGCTGGTCAGCCCGGAGCGCCCACGTGCACTGCTCGATGCGCTGCAGGCGCTGGCCGGACCGCCGCGCGCGCACTAAGCTGGCCGCATGCGCCGATCTCACGCCCTGCTGATCAACACCGCCGAGATCGAACTGTGGCCCGGCGGCCTGCTGCGTGCACGCGGCTCTGCCGACGCGCGCGCCCTGGCGCGCGCGCAGTGGGTACTGCGGCGCAAGCGCGATGGGCGCTACCTCGCCGTCGCTACCGCCCACGGCGTGCTTCCCCTGGTGCCGCGCCTGATGCGCGAGCCGGGCATCGAGGAGGCACTGGATGCGCTGGACCGCCAGCTGCTGGAGCACCGCCGTGGCGGCGCGCCCGATGCGGTGCTGCCCCTCAGTGGACTGCAGCATCGCCTCCAAACCCTCGGGATTGATGCCGATGCCTACGAAGCCGCGACCGGACTGGCACTGGAGGCCGAACCGGCGCAGCTGCACCTGGCCGGGTTCGACCGCTACCGTCGCCCCCTCTGGCTGCGCCGTGAGGCCGCCCGGGGCTGGCAACGACTGCGCCAGCAGGCGTCCGCCGATGGCATCGCACTGGACGCGATCTCCGGTTACCGCAGCCACGATTACCAGCTCGGCATTTTCGCGCGCAAGCGCGGCCGTGGGCTGAGCGTGGAGGACATCCTCACGGTCAACGCCGCGCCCGGGTACAGCGAACACCACAGCGGCTACGCGTTGGATATCGGCACACCGGGCGAACCGCCGGCGGAAGAATCGTTCGAGTCGACTGCCGCGTTCGCGTGGCTGGGCGAGCATGCCGGGCGCTTCGGGTTCCAGCTGAGCTACCCGCGCGACAACCCGCACGGGATCGTCTACGAACCGTGGCACTGGTGCTGGCGCAACGCCACACCGTGACCAGGGCGGCCCACAAGGAGGAGAACCATGGACGATCAGAATCCCTACCAGGCCGGTGAGGTTCCCCCCTCCACGCCCAAGGCACCGCACTGGGAACAGGTGCCGAGCGGGATCACCAGGCCAGTCACGCAGCTCTGGTTACTGGGCGCGGGACTCACCGTGTTCACCCTCGCCACGGGCGGCTGGACGTGGGCCAAGAACCAGCACGTGCTCGCCATGATGAACGTCATCGCTGCGGCGATGCTCAGCTGCGTTTACCTGGCTCTGGCAGTGGGGGTCTACAAACGCAGCCGGGTTGCCGCCTGCCTGACCGCTGCGCTGTGGGCATGGGTGTTCGTGATGCATCTGAGGCAGGACACCGCAGGCATGGCAGACACGCTGCGGAGGATAGGGACGACGCTTGTGATCGGGGTGGTGGTCCTCCGCGGCACCGTCGCCACCTTCCGCCATCACCGCCACCTTGCGGCGAAGAAGCGCCAGCCAACACGGGCACGAATCAGCGACGACCCGGCCTTCGCGCCGAAGCCGCCGGCCGCGTAGCCTCACCCCTGCGACCGATCGGTCGTCGCCTTCGGATCCACCGTGAAATCGGCGATCCGCCACAGGTACAGGCTGGCGTAGGTCCGGAACGGCCCCCATTTCTCGCCGCGGGCGAGCAGCTCTTTCGGGCTGGGCATCCGCTCGGCCTTGTCCACGCGCTGGGCGCCCTTGCGGACCCCCAGGTCGTCCACCGGCAGGATGTCCGGGCGGCCGAGCCGGAACATCAGCATCATCTCCACCGTCCAGCGGCCGATGCCGCGGATCGGCACCAGCGCATCGATGATGGCGTCGTGGTCCATCACCGACATCCGGCGCAGGTCGGGAATCTCGCCGGCCGCCTCGCGCCGCGCAAGGTCGCGCAGCGCCAGTGCCTTGTTCCCCGATACCCCGCACACCCGCAGCCCCGCATCGTCGATGCGCGACAGCGTATCGGCATGCAGACGGGGACTGCCGATGGCGGTCTCCACGCGCCCGACGATGGTCGAGGCCGCCTTGCCGCTGAGCTGCTGGAACAGGATCGCGCGCGTGAGCGCATCGACCGGGTCGAAGGTCTTCGCCCAGCCGGGCTGCGCCTGGATGGGGCCGAGCCGCTTCATCCAGGTGCCCAGCCGCCGGTCGCGCCGACTCAACCAGTCATGCGCTTCATCAACATCGAAGCCGCGGCGGTAACGGGGCATGTCAGCGCCTCAGCGCATTCAGGCCGTAGGCCAGCCAGCCCACCATCAGCGCGGTGCCACCGACCGGAGCGAGCTGCGTGCTGAGCTTCCACAGCGCGCCTGCCACCAGGCTGCCGGAGAACAACAGGGTGCCGATCAGCAGGACATACAGCGCCAAGCGGCCCAGCGTGTTCTGCTGCGCGGGGCCCAGCACCGCCAGCGCCACGCCGTGCCCGAACGCGTACAGCGCCGCCGTGGTCACGTGCGACTGCGCCAGCGGGTCGGCGATGCCGTGCGAAGCATAGGCCGACAGCCCGACCGCGGTGGCCGCCAGCAGGCCACCCAGGCCGGCCAGCAGGGAGGGTTTGCGCGTGCGTCGTTCCAGGTTGAGCATGCTTGCGTCCTTCAGACAGTGCCCCGCTGGCGGAGCCAAAAAAAAACGCGCCGCAGGAAGCGGCGCGTTTCAGGTCGTGCGTTACATCACGGCAACCGTCGGTTTACTTGACGGCCCAGTAGATGTCGTACGTGCCTTCCGGAGTGAACGACTTGTCCACGCCGTCCTTCCAGGACTCGTACGGACGATCGATCACTTCGTTGCCGCCGGTCACCGACCACGCACGCAGGGCGTTGCGGGCGATGTCCAGGCCAGCCATGTGGCCGGTGTAGGCCGCGTGGGCCGAACGGTGCGGAGCGACATGCACGTACTTGACCGGGGCACCACCGTCGATCTTCACCGTCAGGGCTTCGGCAGTCGCGCCTTCAGCACCCTTCTTCTTGACCGGCTGGGCCACGTCGAAGGCGTACTTCTCGGCGCCGAAATCGGTGGTGATGATGCGGAACGGACCGGCGGCTTCGAGGTTGTTGGCCTCCATGACGCGCTTGATCCACTCCTGGTTGTCCTTGATGGACTTGGTGATGGTTTCCTGGCCGCGGTCCACATTGCCGGCGGTGACGACCAGCAGGTCCTCGGCCGGGACGTCCACGATGGCCAGATCGGTCAGCGGGGCTTCGGCGGTGCGGTAGTCCACGTTCGGCACGGTGGCCAGCATGTTGGCCATGCGCGACAGACCCAGCTTCAGGTCGTCACCGGCGTGACGGCTTACGTACAGGCCAGCGTAACGACCGAACAGGTTGAAACCGTACTTGACGTTGTAGTCCTGCGTGATCTTGACGTTGCGGCCACCCTTGCCGGTCGGCTCGAGGGTGAAGTTGGTCACCTTGTCGTGGCCCTTGCTCTCGTCCTCGATGGCGATGGCAACGTGCTTGTTCTGCTCGGACTCGGTGATCACCCAGCTACCCTGGCCCAAGGAACCTTCCTTGGAGGTGTAGTCCAGGCGTGCGCCGACGCCGGCAGCGGGGCCGGAGTGCTTCAGTTCAACGGCGGGATCGCGCAGCAAGAGCGGGTTCCAGTCCTTGAAGCGGCGCAGGCTGTTGACCGTGTCGAACACGATCGTCATCTTGCGGTTGGTCTCGATGCTTTCGGAAATATGGCGCTCGCCCGGCAGACATACGCCAATGATGACGAACAGGCCAGCCACGATCCCCAAGGCGATCAGGAACTCGATAATACGGGTCATTCAGGAGTCTCCGGGGCCGATCCCACGGCCGGGTTGATTGAAGCGAAGCGCCAATCCTAGCAGGCTTCGCCGGTGTTGTTGATCAGGGTTGGCACACCGGTTTCCATGTCGGCAGCGGTTTTGCATAGACAAGGAGCGGAAAGATAACGCATCGCGCGTGTCAGCACGTAGCGGATGGACAATATTTCTTTGCCGGATTCGGCCGTCAGGCCCGAAAACACCCCCGCATCGCTTGCGCCGCAAGGGTTTCACGAAATTCGGCAAATACGTCGGGACCGGCGGCTGCACAATGGCCTCCGCCGGTCCGCCCGGCTCAGACCAGCTGCAGTTCGAAGGCCTTGAGCACGGCCCGGGTGCGGTCGCGCACGCCCAGCTTGGAGAGGATGTTGGACACGTGGTTCTTGATGGTGCCCTCGGCCACACCCAATGAATTGGCGATCTCCTTGTTGGAGAAGCCGCTGGCCATCAGCCGCAGGATCTCGGTCTCGCGGTCGGTCAGCGGGTCGGGCCGGTCCAGGCTCACGAACTCGTTGCGCATGTGCTCCAGGCCGGACAGCAGCCGCTGGGTGACCGCCGGCTGGACCAGCGAGCCGCCATCGGCCACGGTCCGGATCGCCCCCACCAGCTGGTCCAGGGTCACATCCTTGAGCAGATAGCCCTTGGCGCCGGCCTTGAGCCCGGCCAGCACCAGCTGGTCATCATCGAAGGTGGTCAGGATGATGGTCGGCGGCAGCTGGTTCAGCCGCGACAGCATCTGCAGCGCCTCCAGGCCGGACATCACCGGCATGCGCATGTCCATCAGGACCACGTCCGGGCGGACCTGCGGGACCACCTCGACTGCCTGGCGGCCATCGGCGGCCTCGGCGACCACCTCGATGCCGTCATCGAGCGCCAGCAGCGAGCGGATCCCCTGCCGCACCAGGGTTTGGTCGTCGACCAGGCAGACGCGAATCATCAACGCACTCCTTCAATGACAGCGCTCAGCATCAATACTGGCACGCCGGGTACCGAGGCACGAAGGCGGAAGCCCTGGCCCCGGCGGGTTTCGATCTGCAGCTCACCACCGCATTGTTGCAGGCGCTCGCGCATCCCGCGCAACCCGTTGCCGACCACGATGCCGTCGGCCCCCACCCCGTCATCATGCGCTTCCAGCACCACGATGCCCGGTGGCTCGCGCCGGACCTTGATCCACAGGTTGCGCGCGCCGGCGTGGCGCACCGCATTGGTGATGATTTCCTGGGTGCAGCGCAGCAGTACGTGGGCCCGCTCGGGGTCTTCCACGCTCAGCGGCTCGTCGATATCCAGGTGGATGTCCAGCGAGGGGACCTGCTCGGTCAGCGGGCGCAGGGCCGCGGCCAGGTCGATCGCGCCGCTGTCGCGCAGCTGGCTCACCGCCTCGCGCACGTCGGTCAGCAGCAGCTTGGCCAGGGTGTGGGCCTGGTGCACATGCTCCTGGGCCTGGCCCTCGGTGATGTGGCCGGCCACCTCCAGGTTGAGGCTGAGGGCGGTGAGGTGGTGGCCCAGCAGGTCGTGCAGCTCGCGGGAGATGCGGGTGCGTTCATTGACCCGGGCGCTTTCGGCCAGCAGCACGCGGGTGGCGCGCAGCTCGGTATTGAGCCGGCGCTGTTCCTCGCGGGCATCGGTCTGCTGCCGGGCCACCAGGCTGGTCACGAAGATGAACATGGAGAAGCCGCCATACAGCAGCGACTGCATCACCGCCTCGAACAGCGAGAAATTCAGGATCAGGTAGTAGACCGGCAGGACCGCCAGCTGGCTCAACAACAGCCAGATCACCCCCCCGCGCACCGGCAGCATCCAGGGAATGACACCGGCAGCGACCATCATCAGGATGCTGCCCAGGCCCGAACCGCTCAGGTAGCTCACGCCCAGCGCCGAGGCGGTGAGCAGCACCAGCATGACCCGGTCGTACCAGCGCGAGTGGCCGCCGTTGCGCAGCCCGCGGGTCAGCCAGAAGTAGCCGGCACCGAAGGCCAGGTACGCGGCGAACAGCCACAGCGCCCACGCATCGACGCCACCGCCGCGGCGCAGCAGCGCTTCGTACTGCGAGTAAACCAGAGGAAGTCCGACCATGACCCAGGTGAACAGGCCGGCCAGTCGCAGTACTCGGGTGTGGCTGAGGTATCCCAACATGGACGCATAGTAGGCTGAACCTGTTCCCCTGCACTCCCACAGAAGTCATGCCTGTCGGCTCGCGGGGGGAAGCCACCCATGCAATAATCGGACCGAGGGCCCCTCGATGGGCCAACCGCGTTACCCCACGGAGTCACAATGTCGATTGTCATCCGCGACGTGCGCGAGCACGAGCTCGATTCCGTCCTGGCCCTGAACAACAATGCCGGCCTGGCCATCCTGCCGTTGGATGCCGCCCGCCTGCGTCTGTTCTATGAAAGCGCTGAGTATTTCCGCGTCGCCGAGCGCGACGGCAACCTGGCCGGTTTCCTGATCGGCTTCGGCAGCGACAGCCAGCACGACAGCAGCAACTTCGCCTGGTTCAAGCAGCAGCTGGATACCAAATTCTTCTACATCGACCGCATCGTGGTCGCCAGCCGCCGTCGCGGCGGTGGTGTCGGCCGTGCGTTCTATGCCGACGCCCAGAGCTACGCCGAGCTGCGCTATCCGCAGCTCACCTGCGAAGTCTTCCTGGACCACGGCGCCGATGCCGCCCTGCTCTTCCACGGCAGCTTCGGCTTCCGCGAAGTCGGGCAGAACAACATGGCCCACGTGGATGTGCGTGCCAGCATGCTGCTCAAGGACCTGTGCAGTTACCAGTGGGTGCACGACACCTACGGCGACCAGCTGCCGGATGTGCCCTGGGTGGGCCATCGCCGCGAGCCGCTGCGCGCGCAGCAGCAGACGGGGACCTGATCGGTGGCAGCGAACATGGATTTTGAACAGGCCGGCGAACTGAAGATCGGCCAGGTCGGCATCGCCAATCTGCGCATCCGCACCCTCGATGTCGAACGCCTTACCCGGGAAATGCAGGAACGTGTCGCGCGTGCGCCGAAGCTGTTCGGGCGTGCCGCGGTGATCCTGGATTTCGGCGGACTCAGCAAAATACCCGACGTGGCCACCGCCAAGGCACTGCTGGATGGCCTGCGCAAGGCCGGCGTGCTGCCGGTCGCGCTGGCCTATGGCACCACCGAAACCGACCTGCTCTCCCAGCAGCTCGGCCTGCCGCTGCTGGCCAAGTTCCGCGCCCAGTACGAGCGTGCCGAAGCCGAGCCGGCCCCCGCGCCTGCCCGCGCGCCGGTGGCCGAGCCGCCGCGCCGTTCGCGTGCCGCTGCCGCCGTACCCGCGGCGCCTGCCCCGAATGCCGTGGCCACCGGCGGCGCGCCCAAGCCGGGCCGCATGCAGACCGTCAATGTCCGCTCGGGCCAGCAGCTGTACGCGGAGAACTGCGACCTGACCGTCATGGCCACCGTCGGCGCCGGCGCCGAAGTGATCGCCGACGGCAGCATCCACATCTACGGTACGCTGCGGGGCCGTGCCCTGGCAGGTGCCCAGGGCAACACCACGGCGCGTATTTTCTGCCGTGAATTCCACGCTGAACTGGTCGCCATCGCCGGCCATTACAAGGTACTGGACGATGTTCCGGACTCCCTGCGCGGCAAGGCCGTGCAGGTGTGGCTGGAACAGGACCAGATCAAGATCGCTGCGCTGGACTGACGCAGCCCCCAAACAGAAGAATCAGGAGAAATCCTTTGGCTGAAATCATCGTAGTCACCTCCGGCAAGGGCGGCGTCGGCAAGACCACCAGCAGCGCCAGCCTGGCCTGCGGGCTGGCACGTCGTGGCAAGAAGGTGGCCGTGATCGACTTCGACGTCGGCCTGCGCAACCTCGACCTGATCATGGGCTGCGAGCGCCGCGTGGTGTACGACTTCGTCAATGTCGTGCACGGCGAAGCGACCCTCAAGCAGGCCCTGATCAAGGACAAGCGCTTCGACAACCTGTACGTGCTGGCTGCCTCGCAGACCCGCGACAAGGACGCGCTGACCCAGGAAGGCGTGCGCAAGGTGCTCGACGACCTGGTCGCCGACGGCTTCGAATACATCATCTGCGACTCCCCGGCCGGCATCGAGAAGGGCGCGTTCCTGGCGATGTACTACGCCGACCGTGCGGTCGTGGTGGTGAACCCGGAAGTGTCTTCGGTGCGCGACTCGGACCGCATCATCGGCCTGCTCGACTCGAAGACCCACAAGGCCGAATCCGGCAAGAACGTGCCGGCCTTCCTGCTGCTCACGCGCTACAGCCCGGTGCGGGTGGAAAGCGGGGAGATGCTCAGCATCACCGACGTCGAAGAAGTGCTGGGCCTGAAGGCCATTGGCGTGGTGCCCGAGTCGGGCGACGTGCTCAATGCGTCCAACAAGGGTGAACCGGTCATTCTGGACCCCGAATCGGCGGCGGGCCAGGCATACGAAGATGCGGTGGGCCGCATCCTTGGCGAAGAGCGTCCGATGCGCTTCACCACCGTGGAGAAGAAAGGCTTCTTCAGCAAGCTGTTCGGAGGGTAAGCATGGGACTGTTCGATTTCCTGAACCGAAAGAAGACCACTGCCGAAACGGCCAAGAACCGCCTGCAGATCATCATCGCGCAGGAACGCAGCCACCGCGGCGGCCCGGACTACCTGCCCCTGCTGCAGCGCGAGCTGCTGGAAGTGATCAAGAAGTACGTCAACATCGACGCTGATGCGGTCAAGGTCGACCTGGTCAAGGACGGCGAGCACGATGTGCTCGATATTTCCGTCGCCTTGCCGGAAGGCCCGCAGCAGCCCTGATCGACATCGCCCCTTCCGCCCCGGAAGGGGCGGTTGAGCGGTAACCCATGAACGACGCTGCCCCCACCGCCGAACCGCAGGTCACCCGCCTCGGCGATATCCGTTTCGACGACGCCCACACCCTGCTCGCGGCCCACGATCTGCGCCTGCATCGTGTGGCCGATGGCGCGCCGATTCCGGGCAGCTATTGGGGCGAACCTGAAGCCGGCATCATCGGCAGCGATGTCTATGTCCGCGATGACACGCCCGTGCACTCGATGCTGCACGAAGCCTGCCATCTGATCGTGCTGCCGCCGGAGCGGCGTGCGCTGGTGCACACCGATGCCACCGATTCGGTACCCGAAGAAGACGCCACCTGCTACCTGCAGATCGTGCTGGCCGGGCAACTACCGGGGGTAGGCAGCGCGCGCCTGATGGCCGACATGGATGCGTGGGGGTATACGTATCGGTTGGGGTCTACGAAGGCGTGGTTCGAGCAGGATGCGGAAGATGCCAGAGCATGGTTGCTCGAACGCGGCCTTCTTCCTGCGTAAATCCGCATGTGCGGTAACTCCCGGCGGCCCGGATTCCCGGTAGTGCCGGCCGCTGGCCGGCAACCTCCTGGACACCTGATGCATCGCCTGGCTGATTTAGCGCAGGTTGCTTCTGCCGTAGAGCCGACCGTTGGTCGGCTGTCGTACGCTGTGACGCGACGTTACAGCAGCCGACCAACGGTCGGCTCTACCCCGCCATCGCGCGCAGCGTGATGCCGACGATGTAGGCCAGGTACGTGCCCGTCGCGTAGCCCATCGTGCCCAGCAGCACGCCGACCGGTGCCAGCGAGGGGTGGAACGCCGCCGCGACCACGGGCGCCGAGGCCGGCCCGCCGATGTTGGATTGCGAGCCGATCGCAAAGTAGAAGAACGGCACCTTCAGCGCGCGCGCCAGCGCCCACAGCAGCACGATGTGCACCGCGATCCAGATCAGGCCAAGCAGGAACAGCCAAGGGCGGTCCAGCAACGCCAGCAGATCCATCTGCATGCCGATGCAGGCGATCAGGAAGTACAGCAGCAGCGAACCCAGCTTGGAGGCACCGGCGCCTTCCAGGTTGCGCGCACGGGTGAAGCTCAGCGCCAGGCCGCAGGTGGTGGAAATCACCACCACCCATACGAAGGGCGCGTCCAGGCTGAACTGCGAGGCCCAGGCGACATGGCCCTTGAACCATGCCGAGACCGGACCGGCGATCGCATGCGACAGCCCCACCACGCCGAAGGCAACGGCGACGATCAGCATCAGGTCGGTCAGGCTGGCCACGCGCTCGTGCTGCGCCTGGAAGGCCTGGATGCGCAGCTTGAGCGCATCGATGCCCGAGGTATCGGCCCCACTGCGCGCATCGATCTTCGCCGAACGCCCGGCCATGAAGATCAGCACCGCCATCCACACGTAGCCGACACCGACATCGACCACCGCGAACTGCCCGAAGGTGGTCGCGTTGACATCGAACACTTCGCGCATCGCCAGCATGTTGGCGCCGCCGCCAATCCAGCTGCCGGCCAGCGCGGCCATGCCGGCCCAGGTATCGCCGGCCACGGTTGCCGGATGCAGCCACTTCATCAACTGAAACGCGACCACCGCGCCGACCATGATGCTCAGCGAGGCGCCCAGGTACATCACGATCAGTTTCGGTCCCAGCCGCAGGATGCCCTTGATATCCACGGCCAAAGTGAGCAGTACCAGCGCGGCGGGCAGCAGGATGTCGCGGGCGACCGGGTTGTAGAGATGGGTGTTCTGGCCGTCGATCAGGCCGACGGTGTTGTACACCCCGGGAATCAGGTAGCACAGCAACAGGGCTGGCACGTAGGTGTAGAAACGCTTCCACGGCCCCTGCTCGCGCGAGGCAGTCCAGAACACGGCGCCGAGGGTGGCGGCGATCAGGCCGAAGACGACGATATCGTTCTGGATCAGGGCGGGTGCTTTCACGGGTGTGGAGTGCCTGGACGATGGGCGTGCGATTCGGCACGTTTCGGGAAACAATCACGGGTAGAGCCGACCGTTGGTCGGCTGCCGTAAAAGAGCAGCCGACCAACGGTCGGCTCTACCGGTTACACCGCCGACGTTGGCCGGTTACACCGCCGACGTTGGCCGGTCACACCGCCGACAATGCTCGGTTACAACACCACCGATCACCGGTGACGCCACGGCCAACGAGACCCGGTGCCTTGAACAAGCGCCGCCCCTGGGGGCGGCGCTTCGAACCGGCTTACTCGCCGATGTGCTGCTTCAGCCAGCCGTTGACGGTGTCATGCCACTGCACGCTGTTCTGCGGCTTGAGCACCCAGTGGTTCTCGTCCGGGAAATACAGGAACTTGGACTCGATGCCCTGGCGCTGCGCGGCGGTGAACGCCGCCAGGCCCTGCTCCACCGGAATGCGGTAGTCGAGCTGGCCGTGCACGATCAGGATCGGCTTCTTCCAGTCCGAGACGTGGTTGACCGGGTTGAACTTCTCGTAGTTGGCGGCCTTCTCATACGGCGTGCCGCCCTGCTCCCACTCGGTGAACCACAGTTCTTCGGTGGCGTAGCCCATCATGCGCTGATCGAACACGCCGTCATGGTTGACCAGGCACTTCCACGGCTCGTTCCAGTTGCCGGCGATCCAGTTGACCATGAAGCCGCCGTAGCTGGCGCCCAGCGCGCATGCCTTGTCGCCGTTGAGGAACGGGTACTGCTTCTGTGCCGCGGCCCAGCCCTTCTGCAGATCTTCCAGCGGGCGGTCGCCCCAGTGCTGGCTGATCGCGTCGGTGAAGGCCTGGCCGTAACCGGTGGAGCCGTGGAAGTCGATCATGACCACTGCGTAGCCCTGCCCGGCGTAGGTCTGCGGGTTCCAGCGATAGCTCCAGCCATTGCCGAAGCTGCCCTGCGGGCCGCCGTGGATCAGGAACGCGACCGGGTAGCGCTTGCCTTCCTGGTAGTTGTACGGCTTGACCACGTAACCGTGCACGGTCTCGTTGTTCCAGCCCTTGAACTGGAACTGCTCGTAATCGCCGAAGGCGACATCGGGCAGCATCTCGCCGGCGCTGGGGGTGATCTCGCGCGGGTTGGCGCCATCGAAGGCGGCCACGACGATCTGGTCGCCGCTCTTCAGGCTGTTCTTCGTATACGCCAGGGTAGTGCCGGCGATCACCGGCGAGCCGATGCTGCCGCCGTCCACCACCACTTCGGCTTTGCCCGTGGCGATGTCCACGGCGAAAAGGCGGTGCTCGCCCATGTCGTCGGCGCTGGTGTAGATCAGGCTGCCGTCACCGGACAGCACGATCTCGCCGGCCGAACGATCCCACTTGGGGGCGATCTCGCGGGTCTTGCCGGTGGCCACGTCCATCGCCATCAGGCCGAAGCGGTCCGCTTCGAAGCCCGGGCGCTTCATGGCACGGTAGTACAGGGTCTTGCCGTCGGCACTGAACACCGGACCGGCATCCCAGGCAGGGTTGGACGCGGTCAGGTTGACCGGCGCCTGCTTGCCCTCGGCATCCAGGCGGTACAGGTCGAAGTTGGTCGACCACGGCTCCTGCTTGCCGGCCACGCGGATCGCGGCGACCACGCTCTTGCCATCCGGCGACCAGGTGAAGTCGTCATTGCCACCGAACGGCTTGGACGGTGCATCGCCGGCCAGCGTTGCGCTGATCGCCGAGGCACCCTTCACCGCCGCGGCCTTGGCGGCCGGCAGCGGCGCCACGAACAGCGTGTTGCGGCGGCCGTCGGCCCAGGTGTCCCAATGACGCACGAACAGGTTGTCGAACACCTCGCCGGTGTTCTTGCGCGCCTTGTGCGCGTCCAGCTTCTTGCTGGTGCAGGCCAGGTCCGAACCGCAGTCCTGGAACACGCCGCTGCTGAAGGCCACGCGGTCGCCCTGCGGGGAGACGTGGAAGCTGTCCACATCGACCGGGAAATCGGTCAGCTGGCGCGGCGTGCCGCCGGTGGCCGGCTGCGCGTAGAGCTGCTGGCTGCCGTTCCTGGCGCTCAGGAAATACACGGTCTGGCCATCGGCCGACAGCGCGGCGGAATTGACGTTCCAGCCGGCCGGGGTCAGCGGCTTGGGCGGGGCCAGGTCGCGCGTGCGCAGGTTGCGGATGTACAGGCCGGTGCTGGCCTTGCTGTCGGTGCCGACCACGCGCTTGGCGAAGATGACGTTGCCGCCATCGGCAGTGAGCAGCGGGCTGGAGACACGATCCAGCGCGATCATGTCGCGCACATCCAGGCCACGCGTGGCCGCCAGCGAGGGCATCGCGGTCAGCAGGCACAACGGCAGCAGGGCGTAACGAAGTTTCATCGGGGTCTCCGCGGAACGGCAAAACGCCGATGTTAGGGCCGCAAGGGCCGCACATGCAAAGGCCATCGGTCATGCCGGCGCATTGGCTG contains the following coding sequences:
- a CDS encoding response regulator transcription factor, encoding MIRVCLVDDQTLVRQGIRSLLALDDGIEVVAEAADGRQAVEVVPQVRPDVVLMDMRMPVMSGLEALQMLSRLNQLPPTIILTTFDDDQLVLAGLKAGAKGYLLKDVTLDQLVGAIRTVADGGSLVQPAVTQRLLSGLEHMRNEFVSLDRPDPLTDRETEILRLMASGFSNKEIANSLGVAEGTIKNHVSNILSKLGVRDRTRAVLKAFELQLV
- a CDS encoding DNA-3-methyladenine glycosylase, which gives rise to MPRYRRGFDVDEAHDWLSRRDRRLGTWMKRLGPIQAQPGWAKTFDPVDALTRAILFQQLSGKAASTIVGRVETAIGSPRLHADTLSRIDDAGLRVCGVSGNKALALRDLARREAAGEIPDLRRMSVMDHDAIIDALVPIRGIGRWTVEMMLMFRLGRPDILPVDDLGVRKGAQRVDKAERMPSPKELLARGEKWGPFRTYASLYLWRIADFTVDPKATTDRSQG
- a CDS encoding PH domain-containing protein; protein product: MSALHRFDVAPSPAWRLLWLWVPLLLVAGVMVGTALDAPERSHTELFITLPFLAVLAAALTWAYTRRSIVLHQDTLEVQSTFYRKRVPVSAMRLDEARIVDFAEHGRYKPTIKTNGYGMPGFQSGHYRMADRSKAFCLITDSSRVLHLPLRDGSAVLVSPERPRALLDALQALAGPPRAH
- a CDS encoding DUF423 domain-containing protein, which codes for MLNLERRTRKPSLLAGLGGLLAATAVGLSAYASHGIADPLAQSHVTTAALYAFGHGVALAVLGPAQQNTLGRLALYVLLIGTLLFSGSLVAGALWKLSTQLAPVGGTALMVGWLAYGLNALRR
- a CDS encoding SRPBCC family protein; protein product: MTRIIEFLIALGIVAGLFVIIGVCLPGERHISESIETNRKMTIVFDTVNSLRRFKDWNPLLLRDPAVELKHSGPAAGVGARLDYTSKEGSLGQGSWVITESEQNKHVAIAIEDESKGHDKVTNFTLEPTGKGGRNVKITQDYNVKYGFNLFGRYAGLYVSRHAGDDLKLGLSRMANMLATVPNVDYRTAEAPLTDLAIVDVPAEDLLVVTAGNVDRGQETITKSIKDNQEWIKRVMEANNLEAAGPFRIITTDFGAEKYAFDVAQPVKKKGAEGATAEALTVKIDGGAPVKYVHVAPHRSAHAAYTGHMAGLDIARNALRAWSVTGGNEVIDRPYESWKDGVDKSFTPEGTYDIYWAVK
- a CDS encoding sensor histidine kinase; protein product: MLGYLSHTRVLRLAGLFTWVMVGLPLVYSQYEALLRRGGGVDAWALWLFAAYLAFGAGYFWLTRGLRNGGHSRWYDRVMLVLLTASALGVSYLSGSGLGSILMMVAAGVIPWMLPVRGGVIWLLLSQLAVLPVYYLILNFSLFEAVMQSLLYGGFSMFIFVTSLVARQQTDAREEQRRLNTELRATRVLLAESARVNERTRISRELHDLLGHHLTALSLNLEVAGHITEGQAQEHVHQAHTLAKLLLTDVREAVSQLRDSGAIDLAAALRPLTEQVPSLDIHLDIDEPLSVEDPERAHVLLRCTQEIITNAVRHAGARNLWIKVRREPPGIVVLEAHDDGVGADGIVVGNGLRGMRERLQQCGGELQIETRRGQGFRLRASVPGVPVLMLSAVIEGVR
- a CDS encoding GNAT family N-acetyltransferase, producing MSIVIRDVREHELDSVLALNNNAGLAILPLDAARLRLFYESAEYFRVAERDGNLAGFLIGFGSDSQHDSSNFAWFKQQLDTKFFYIDRIVVASRRRGGGVGRAFYADAQSYAELRYPQLTCEVFLDHGADAALLFHGSFGFREVGQNNMAHVDVRASMLLKDLCSYQWVHDTYGDQLPDVPWVGHRREPLRAQQQTGT
- a CDS encoding M15 family metallopeptidase, with amino-acid sequence MRRSHALLINTAEIELWPGGLLRARGSADARALARAQWVLRRKRDGRYLAVATAHGVLPLVPRLMREPGIEEALDALDRQLLEHRRGGAPDAVLPLSGLQHRLQTLGIDADAYEAATGLALEAEPAQLHLAGFDRYRRPLWLRREAARGWQRLRQQASADGIALDAISGYRSHDYQLGIFARKRGRGLSVEDILTVNAAPGYSEHHSGYALDIGTPGEPPAEESFESTAAFAWLGEHAGRFGFQLSYPRDNPHGIVYEPWHWCWRNATP